AGACACAAATGTGAAAGCAGCTCAGAAAGTTTATCTTCTAGAACATAGGAACATCATTCCCACAGCCTTCTCCTCCCTCACCCATGCCTCCCTCAGCCCTCACCCCCTTGCTGGGCCCACCCAATCCCAGTTTCCCAGGACCTAAGTGTCTCCCTGGCCCAGACtcagcccctctcccccagccccagcctggctCCAGGCTCATGGGATGTAGGGACATGACTTTGAATGGGCACCTTGGGGGTGAGGACCACAGCAGAGCCCCCACTGATGCTGAGGATAGGCACGTGGGCCTGGAAGGAGATGAAGTCGAGGATCTGGGCCACGGCCTCGGTGTCCACGTTGTCCTCAAAGACGATGCCGTGGACCCGGGCAGTGCCCAGGAGCCCGCAGATCTGGGTGAGAAGACTGCTGGGGTTGCTGTCGTTGACACCCACAGTGAGTGGCTGGATCTCCAGGGGCAGGTCCAGGAAGCTCTGGGGGGTGAGGCGGGTACGGGCCTGGGCCTGCGGTGGCCCCGAGCTGCCAAACACCACGGCCACCGTCACAGCCTGCTCGCCCTGTGccgggcccagccctgcccaggcaCCGAGGAgggaggtgagcagcagggccGGCCCCAGGGCCCCACCCATGTCCACTGGAGGGTCCTGCGGAGAGACCAGGATAGGCACAGGGAGGGGGACAGAGGCACGGAGAGAAAAGATGAATGACAGAGAGGAGGCAAAGGCCAGAGTCAGAGGGACACACACCCAGAGGAtgaaagagaagagggagaaaccTCCCTCCAcaaagggaggcagagggagggggagacagacagacacagacagacaaagagaaagagacagagaggttAGCTGAGCGTCCAAGCGCAGCCCAGAGGGCAGGACCTGGGAAGAACGTGACCAGAATAGGTGCTCACTACTTCCATTCTACTGTTGAACATCAGGCTTGGCTAGAAAGGCCAGACCTTTGGAAACTCATCCATCTGGGTTCTGACCCAGGAAGGTTCACAGCAAATGCTAATCtggtgggacttctctggtggcgcagtggttgggagtacacctgccaatgcaggggacacaggttcaagccctggtcagggaagatcccacatgccgcggagcaactaagcccgtgcgccacaactactgagcctgcgctctagagcccgcgagccacaactactgagcctgcgtgccacaactactgaagcccgtgcgcctagaacctgtgctccacaacaagagaagccaccgcaataagaagcccgcgcaccacaacaaagagtagcccccgctcgccacaactagagaaagcccgggtgcagcaaggaaaacccaaagcagccaaaaataaataaataaatttatttaaaaaaaaaaaatgctaacctgGTACCAACTGCATGGATATGAGTCAGAGagacctgagttcaagtcccagttctgccacttactaactgtgtgatcttggggaagttgcttagcctctctgagccatgATTTCTTGCCTGCAGTAATCACAGGACCTACTTCACAGCAGTGGGAGGGCTAACCACTGTTATCAGTATCCTTATCCTATAGGTGACAGCCCCACAGCCAGGTAAAGGAAGGCAGCtcttgtaacacacacacacacacacacgcacgcacacacacacacaccttctccatcCTAAACTGAATCTAACATCCCCAAGGGCCCCGCCCTTCATAATCCTACTTGGCACAAAGCCCCCTCCTCCTGGGCACTGGATATCCCTACTCTACCCTCCGTGGCCTCAATTAGTAGCAGCTCTTCCACAGCAGGAGTGTGTCACCACTGATTTGTTCAGGGCTCGGGGTCACCTGAAACCCCGAGGTATCTCACACATGACCTGCCACCCTCGGCCGTCGCTGGTGTGAGGGATTTTTTTAACCTTCCCCAAGGGCCTGACGTGTATCCCTGCGAAACAAACGTCATTGCTTTTGGACAAACGGCCACACCGGTGAATGGTACCCATGGATGCAGCTCTCCCTCCCAGCTGGCCATCGGCCACAGCTTTGCCACCCTCTCCAACTCCATCACATCCCCAGTGAAACTTCTGAACAGGGGAGAGCCAAATGGTGACCAGGCTGGGCTTGGTTTCAtttcaaaatgagaagacaggattTTTGGCAGGGGAGTGCTCATTTTTGTGCCCTTGAAATCTCCCTCTGTGTATGGTTTCCCAGTACACTGACTTAGAACGTCAGCCCGGAGGTGTGTGATTCTAGGGTGGGAACCTAAGCGTGCCGTGCCCACCACTACCTCCAATCAGGGATTTcaaatcacacctgcaaagagcACAGTTGGGTTCATTTCTGCCTTTGCAAGGCCTCTCTGTGCTCATCTCTGCCCACCTCTGTAGGTTCCCCATCCTCTGGGAAGCCCGAAGCTTCCCCCACTTACGCCTCCCAGCTCTGAGCTCTAGAACCGTGCCGTCAAATACAGCAGCCACCAGTCACGTAGGACTACTGGGCACTTAAATGTGGCTCGTCCAAACTGAGGTATGCTGTGAAGTGTAATAGGCACGCTGGAGAGTGAAGACTTtgtattacaaaaagaaaatctctcacTAATATTTTTATATGGATTACATGTTGAAGAAATATTTTAGCTACACTGAGTTAAACAATACAGTGTTAGAAttcatttcacttttctttttcctttttctaatgtGCCTACATGTGGctctcattttgtttcttttggaccACGTGACTCTAGATGAAGGACCCAGGTCCTCCCTCAACTCCGAGGGGGAACTGCCCCTAGAAACTCTCCCTGCTGGGAAGGTGTCCTCCAGGACTGGAGttgaggaggagaggaagttgGTGCAGGTCTTGCCTCTCCCCAGGAGGGACTGCGGAATGCTCCTGGAGGGAGGGGCCCCAATCAGGCCAGTCTCTGAGCTTCAAATAGCAATGGGCAGATTCCAAGAGATTCAGGCTCCAGAGTCTGAGCACCACGTGGCATCCAGCCTCCCCCGCAAGGCAGGAGGTCATCCCCGAGCCCTGGCCTGATCCAATCTCCCACTTGCCTCCCCCTGGCCTCCCACCTCTCCACCTCCCATCCACCCACCCCCGCCTGCCCCACTGGCCTGAAACAGTCCTCTGGCCACTGCACCCCTCCTCAAAGAGCACAGCTGCTCCCTGGTGCCCACAAATGAAGTCCAGACACCTGGGTCCCATGGACAGAGCCCCAGGCACCCCAACTGTCCTCCCCTCCGTGCACCCCACACTCCCTCCAGTCTGGTGGCCAGACAGCTCCCACTGTCCTCACCCCCAGGCCTTTGCTCTGCTGTTCCCTCAGGCTACAATGTCCTCTTCCCACTGCCTCTCTCTTGTCTACAGGACAAATTCCAGAATTTTCAGAGCCCCGCCTAAATCCCTCTCCCACAGAGCACCTGCCTTAGTGCATGGCAGCTCTGGAAACACGGATGAGAAGACAGAGGGTCTGGGTCTGGCTCTAAGCCAGTtgcccttctcccccacccccagccccccccccTCCTGGGTTGGGGAGCTCCTGGCTATGCCCCTGCGATGGCTCCCTCCGTCATTTTGCCCCCTGTTTCAGGAATTTGCCCACTGCATGATGCCCCCGCCCCATGCTGTCCTGTTGTCCTAAGGACCTCTGCCCACCCACTTGCCGTCCGCACCTTTCACAAACGTGCTGTTAATATCTGATGAACACCCGGACCCCCAAAAAGCCCGGCGGAGAGTGGCAATGGTGACACTtccgggacactcagcatcaccTTGAACGGCCTGAGCACCTCCACGAGCTTAGGGCTCTTCTCTTCCCCCTGCTCCCCCAATCCCAGGCAGGCTCCCGCACGCGGACGTGCACACGCACTCACACTCCAGACATCTGATGGCCGCCCCCTCTTCTAGGCCGGGAGCCTCGGTCCCAGGAGTCGGCCTAACCCACCAGCCGCGCTGTTTCCCGGGAGCCCAGGGACCCCGGCTGCGCGGCTCCTCTGGATCCACTGCCCTCCGAGTGAGCGGCCTCGGCTTTGCCGTCGGGTTTCCCTCCCTCCATTTTGCCGAGCTAAGACCTGAACCCAGGCGCCAGGGGAGAAGACCACCCCTCCACCTTGCCCCCACTGGCGCGGTCACCGACGTGTCCCTCCTCCAAGACGAACCCGCCCCCCCCCAAGCTGATTCCTCCCGGAACCCCCGGGGGAATCTCTTACACTCGGGCTGTGAAGTTCGGGGTATTTTTAGGCCAGCGATAAATAATTCATAGGGAACGTGGCATCGGGCTCCCCCCGCGGGAGGAGGGGGCGCGAGCGGCGAGAGCCACCGTCACCCGCGGCTCAAGGACACTCGCGATgcggcggcagcagcggcggcAACTCCGGGCGCGGGGACCCGCGCCACGCCTCCTGGCGGCCAAACTGGGCACCACGCACTCCGCGCCCCCCGCCTCGCTGCTACCCTCTGCGGGGGTCCCGGCTCCCAGGCCCCCATCCCCACTGCCCCAAGCTGGgtcgccaccccaagccccgcgGGTGGGGGGCGCCGAGTTCGCCTGGCAGGCGGGGCTGTAGGCGGGTACCAGCGCAGCCCTGCCCTAGGGCGAACCCAGGAGTCCGGTTCCCGACCTACGCAGTCCCCTTCACGTTCCTCTTCGAATTCCTAACGGGGTTTAGGAGCAGGTTGGAAACGGACTGGCGCAGCCAGAAACTAGACGGGCTCTGAGATTGAGCAGACGAGCTCCTCGCCCCCGCCCAAGTTCctttcctcagtttctccataGCCCGGGTCGGATGGAGCCAGGGCGGTGCCACTATCAGAGGGCTGGGGACTGAGCCCGAAGTTCCGACGGGTGAGCAGGACAAGGACAAGTGGGGTGAGCGTCAGGGCCCCGCGGGAATTCCCCCTTCGCTCACCCAGCAGGACCTTGGGATGGGCCGTGGGACGCACCCTTGGCGATTTTCTGGCCACTGGGTGCTTTTGCCTTCCtatggccctggccctgcccacctagGCCTGGCACGAACCGCCTTCTGCCGCAGGAGGCTCAGTGGCTCCCCTTCCCCGCCGTCGGGGATCCTGGTCGAAGCCCCGGGGGACCAGAGCAACACCCTGGTGGGGCAGCCAGGGCCCAGCGCACCCGGGCTCTCGGCTCTTCCAGGTCCTCTTCGCCcacccttcctttcccctcctcgGAGCCTGGGTCCGCCGGGCGCGGGGCCAGCATTTGGGAAGAGCCCACCACCCGGTGAAGCCCACGCTGATTTCCTGAGGTCAGAGGAGGGAGCGCTCTACCGAAGGAAGAGCTGGGAGGGGAGGACCTGGGGGACTTACAGCCGGTGAAGGGGCGGGGGTGTGAAGGCAGCTGCGCGCGGTAGGTGCTCAGCAGACCTCCGGGAGCAGGGGGCCGGGCTCCTGGAGCCACCGACAGCCCCCTTTCGTCCTCTCTGCTCCGTGCCCTCTCCAGCCCCCTTCGCTCTGGCCGAACCCAGCCGcggccccagctcccagccccgctccccagcccccgcccggcTTCCAGCAGCAACAGTTTCGGGGCCCGCAGCCCAGACTCCCACGTCCCCGCACCGCACCCTCCCCTGCGGTGCCGCGGCGCCGGGCGAAAGAGCTGGAGGGCTCGGCGACCCAGGAGACGAACGTCTTGGGCGCCTCGCCCGCGTCCTTCCCTCGCGCCCGCCGCGCGCCTGTCACCTCGGCCtctcttcctcacctcctctccgCCCGCCCGGGTCCAAACCCCAGGCCCGGTCCCCGAGGGTCCCGGTCCCCCGGCGCCCCCTTCCTGGGGTTCCCTGCGCCCACCAGACTCTCCCCGGTGCCGCGCCATCTGTCTCCGCCGTCCTTGCCCGCGCGGCGCCTGAACCCAGCCCCAAGTTGGCGGCGAAGTTGGCGCCCCCGGCTCGGCGCCCGCCACTCACCGGAGGGAAGGGGCGCTGCGCCCGCGCCCAGAGCCCGCGCCGGCCGCCTCCCGCGCGCTGCATGTCCCCGCGCCTCGGCTCAGCGCGCTGGCGTGTGCTGTCCTAGACCGGCGGGCGCCTTTGCTAGGGCGCCGCGGAGCCGGTGCCCGTGGCGCGGCCTGGCGGGCTGGGCCGGGCCCGCCCCCCGCGCCCCTCTGGTGGCCCGCTCGGCGCCCGGCTCCGTCCCGGGCTGGGCTGCGCGCCGCTCCCAGGCTTCCAGGGCTCGCCCACCGGCTGTAGCGGGGCGCTTGCCGCCGCCGCCACCCGCACGGGCCCGCCCCACCGGGTCCCGCAgcctccgccccgccccggcccgcctCGGCCGGCCCACCCCGCCGCCCGCTCCCGAGCTGCTCTAGGACTCTTGTTGCCCGCCCTcgcctcccttctcccctctccacGACTGTGTCCCCAGACCCGACAGGACACTCGGGGCCAAGTGCAACCTCGGAGAAAACAGGCTGCCCGGAACCCTGGGTTGGAGCCCGAAGCTCACtgggtgtgtgaccttgggccggtTAATTCCGAGAATCCCCCAGTCTATGAAGTGAGGCCAGCATCTTGGGGCCTGGTGTAAAAGATGGTGAACAGGCTACGGACACTGAGGTACTATTTTTTAAAGGCTTGTCAATCTGGCTGGAAACCAACAAAGGCGGGAAGGACAGAGTGGGGGACCCGCACGAGACAGAGGGGCCACAGGGAGCAGATGTGGCAAGCTGCTGCCCAGCTCCCTcttgttctcttttcttgtttgGGTTGTACTGGGGACTAACCAGGGAGGAGAACCCAGCAGTAGGGCCAGCAGGGCAGGCAGGCTGGGGTCACAGGGTGCCTGCCGTGTGGgcagaaggcaggcaggcaggccgcAGCAGCAGGGCCAAGCTGAGAAAAAGACGGTGGGTGCCAGGACTGGCTGCCAAAACCCCTCAAGCCCCCAAGAGGCCCCTGAGCAGGGAGCTGGCTCTGCAGCGCCACCTGGTGACTGGAGGGGAGCTGCAGCTGGAAGGTGACCCCGGGCCCCAGAAGAAGTCGCACATCAACCACTGTCCCTCGGTTGCGGGTGTTTTATTTCCAGCATATTTCCGACCTGGTGACCCTCCACAGTCCAGCAGGAGATAGGCAGGAGGGAGGAAGGTCAGCCTGCACCTGCACCCATCCCTAACTAAGGTTATCTCCTTGCTGAGAGTTACCCACAGTGGCAAGAGCGACCTTCCGGCACGAGGAAGTGCTCAGAGGCCCCTGGAAAAGGGGCAGCCAAGGCCCCACGCCAGGACGGCCAGGCGATGCAGCTGTGGTGCAGATCGCTCTCCCCCGCACAGCACTCCTCCCCTCCGTGCCCGCCTGCGATCTGGGCTCAGCGTCCCAGCAGCCGCAGCATCTCCCGAGGATCCAGCAGCTTCTCCCTGGGCTTCCCCACACCCTGGCCCCGGGACACCTCCTCAGCATCCAGCTTCTCCCAGTCCGAGAAAGACACAGGCCAGACCCCTGCGGCACAGGGAAGACGGGTCACTGCCTTCACCTCCTCCTCTACCCCAGCCCAGAGCAGCCCCCTTCCAGACAGTGAAAGGCCCAGggagcccccccaccccgcctcccagGAGCTCACACAGGGCCCAGACCTCGGCTGCTGAGCAGGGCCTTGACGGCCGCATAGCCAGGCCTGGGGCCAGACGGCAGCAGCCCCGCTTTCAGGTCCTGCAGCAGAATCTGGCCGGTGACGAAGCTGTCAGTCATGGTAGTGGTGATGACGCCTGTGGGCCCCCGCTTCACCCAGCCGCTGCAGTAGAGGCCTTGGAGAGGGGTAACAAAGGGGCAAGCAATGGGGAGTTGGCTGGACACCCCTGGCAAGCCTGGGCCTCagtacacacacacgtgcacacgcctCCATACACCCCACGGCCTCCCAGCATCCATCAGCCGGGCCCACTCTGGCCGCTGGCCCACTGCCCTCAAGGCTTCCCAACCTGTATTCACCATGCCGTCCCCCCTTACACCTCAGTGTCCCTGTAGACCAGGAGCTCCCTGTAGGAGCTGGGTCCTGCCCACCTTGTTTCAACAGGCTCTCAGTCAACACtgactgaatgaattaatgactAGACAGGTGTGTGGATGTTAAATCAGGCTGGAAGCTCGCTGAGGCCAAGGGGCTGCTCCTTCATCTCCAGTCTCAGCACTAGGCCTAGCCCAGAGCAGGCCTCAGTAAACTGAATGACTTAATAACCAGACATATGTGTGGCCATCTCAGCTAGACTGGGAGCTTCCTCCAGGGccaggaggaggctggggcagggccaggaggaggctggggcagggccagGGTCTTGGGACAGGGCCTGGCTCAGAGCAGGTTCTCAATGCATGTCAccaggtgaatgaatgaatgtgaatgGCCCCGGGAGACACCAGCCTCCCTGTCCCCCACTGCTCCCTCTCACCTGGCACATCCACAACCCGGCCCTCCATATTGGGGATGACCCCGAGTTTGGGGTCAAAGGGCACACTGGGGTCGATGGGGCGGCTCTTATACCCAATGCTGCTCAGCACCAGCCCACAGGGGAGGTCCTCCACGTCTCCAGTGGGCACTGCCCGGGTGGCCTCACCAACACCCTGTGGGGAGAGTGTGGGAAAcaccaggctggggctggggagattTGAGAATGGGGGTGTCTTTGGGTAACAGAAGACTCACCTCCAGTCTGGTGACTGCCAGGCGGATGCCTGCCGCTCGCCGCCCATCTGGCGAGGGCAGCACCTGCTGCGGGCTTCGGAAAAAGCGGAGGCCCCAGGCGCGGGGGGCCGATGCCCAGCAGGCAGCCTCCGCCACCCCTGGCTTCTCCGTGGCTGCTCGGAGCAGTAGTTCCATCAGCCGCTTCCTCGGGCGAGGGACCTCTGTTAGCAACACAGAACATCTCAGGGCGGTGTCCGGGTTACAGCCCTCTCCCCTAATGCCCTCCCCCGAGCCCTCTCTGACCTAGACCATCCCCTCCCTAGTGAGCCGGGGGGCCAGGCCAGGGCCCCTCACCCTTGATTCTGTCCTGAAGGCCCAAGAAATCCGCAGGATCCAAAATGGGCCGAGTTCCTGGTAACTGAATCATCTCCCGAAGCTCCTTGGAGGTGTgggcggggagtgggggaggagtCAGGCCCAGAGCGCTGTCCACTCTTGAGCCCACCCCAGAACCCAGCCCAGGTGGGAGACACCACCCGCTCCCGCCAGAAGGCAGGCACTGGGCCCCAGGGGGGCCTGCCTGGCTCTCCCTCTTCCACCCCAGGCAGCTCTGCCCTGCCACACCTCCCAAGGGGCAGACCATCTACTTGGGACCCTGGCCCCTCTCCCTCAGGCCCCGGCACCTTAATGGTGAAGGCCACTTGCAGGGCTCCACGTCGGCCCACTATCCACACCGTCTTCACCTGACTCTGTCTCAGTGCCCCCAGGGCAGCCTCCGTGATATCCGTTTTCTGGCACAAAAGGAGGACCTTAAAGTCGttggacactgacagcagaagggGCCTCTCCATTAGCTGGGCGGTGAGAAGGTTGGCAGCCTGAGATGGTACCACTGCCCACCCCCCTGGTGGCCAGATGGAGCACTGCTGCCAATTCTGCAAATGGCTCCAATTAGTAGCAAACCAGGCCCACGCTCTTCATTCGACAAGTGTTTACTGAGTgtttaccacgtgccaggcactgtgcaaagggcgtgggttggggggcgggggggtgtgaACGGTGAGCAAAAGAGACGTGGTGCCGGCCTTCACAGAGCTTCTGATCTGGTGGAGAGAGAGACTTATCGAATAttcaataaaaagtataaaattgcAGTGGTGACAACATGCTTTGAAACAGAAGTAGCCAAGTCTACGGGAGGAGAGTATTACAGGGAAATGGACCTATTCAGGTCcatggaggcttcctggaggaagggacaACTGAACCAAGAACTAAAAGATGCAAACAGGTTAACGGGCAGGAGGTGAGTTGAGAGGGTTCTGAGCAAGAGGAATGGTGGGTGTATACGGAaaactttttttcaaaaagcCTATGTAGCTGCAGAAAGTGAAGGGGGAAATGGTATGAGACGAAGCTCACAGGCTGCCTTTTAGAAGGCCTCTGCCCAGCACCAAGGGGAGACAGAGGCTCAGCGTGGAGGGACGAGGCCCAAACCCTGCAGGCAGGGGCACCCTCTCCTTGGTGTGaccccccctccacccctccacccctccagcCCTTGACCTACCCACTCACCTCCAGATGCTCAGGTGGCGTCAGCAGGATCCGGGCCACATCCAGAGCCACATTCCCCTGCCCCAGGACCACGGCCGTGTCACAGCTCAGGTCCGGCGCCAGCTGGAGGACAGAGGTCTGGATAGGGGTCCCCTAACCTTGGCCCCAGTCAGGCTAATCTCAGCCTCATGCCCAGTCCCCGGCCACACCCTCAGGCTCCCCTACACTCGGAAAGTCCACCCACCCTGAGCTTCAGCTCAGGTCCCTCCACCCCGACCCGGCGGCCCCTCTTCCCAGAGGCCTCCCCCCTCAGTCAGCCTGATGTTTCACATCTCATCTCACTGCGAGCTTCCCAGGCCTGTGGCTCCCTCTTCCCCGAGCTGTGGCAGCCAAGAGCTGCCCCTGGCCCCGGTGAGGAGTGGGGAGGAAGAGGCAGGGGGAGTGCTCCCCAAACTCACCTCCCGGTTCTCAGGAAGCCCATTGTACCAGCCCACAAAGGCCCGGGCTGAGAACACGCCAGGCAGCTCCTCTCCGGGGATCTCCAGGGCCTGATGGTCCTCTGCCCCGTAGCTCTGAGGAAAGACCCAGAGGCCTCAGCAGCAGCTAAGGGGCCAGGCAGCCCCCGCCAGGCTCCCAGCGGCCTCCTTCCGGCTCCTCCTCCATAGCCTCCGCCGTGGCCCTCACCCCTAGGCCTTCCACCCGCTGCCACCAACCACTGCTgcggccctgccccctccccccccacccccccacccccgcctgcgCTCACCAGCACCACGGCGTGGTAGGCGTCCCGCAGCTCCTGCACGGTCACATCCCTGCCCACCACCACGTTGCCGTGGAAGGCACAGCGGTCAGAGTGGGCCGTCCGGGTAAAAGTGTTGATGACATTCTGCCGGGGCCCGAAGTGGGAGGGGTTAGAGGGTGGGGCAGCTCCAGGGCCCGTGGCTGTGCCACCCTCACCCCACAGTGTCCGGGGTGGCATCCCCCCAGAGGGCCTGGGGTCATTCCATGCGGTCAGGgagcctcccttccctcctcacctCAACCAAAGTCTCCAAAGCCCTGCTCTGAGCCCAGAGAGACCCACCTTCACCTCGGGGTGGTCGGGCGCCACGCCAAAGCGCACCAGGCCGAAGGGCACCAGCTGCTTCTCGTAAATGTCCACGTGGGCGAGGGAGTGGTGCTGGGGGAGAAGGCAATGGCTGGTGGGGCCGAGGGAGGCCCCTGTGGCTCCTGCCCTTCCCAGGACAAAGCAGGAGAGCCCAGCTCAGTGGGCTAACAAGGTGGCCTCGACCCTCTGCAAGGAGAGAGAAAGGCCCACGACTCCCCATCTGCCTAGAGAGCCGGGCTAGAGGAGTGGGCAGCACAGCGCCAGGGTAGCCGAGGCCAGACTTCAAGGACTGCCAGCCCATTGAGATGGCGAGAACTCTGGCCAACCAAGGAAGACGGCAGCTTTCCCTCCACTGGAGTTGTATCAGGGGAACTTCTTCGTCTACTTGGGTCAGACGTGACACACAGCCCTGGCCTAGAACCCGCGGACACTTCTAGAAATGCCCAGCCCGCAGATGACCTGAGAACCACCCTTGGAAACTCATACCTGCTTTAGCTCTAGCCTCCAAGACCATCCTGTTGGAAAGCAGACCAGCAGGACAGAGACTTAGAGGCACAGCTGGGGCATGAGGGGAGCACACGGGGATGGAAGTGGCCCTACTCCTAGTCTTAGAAAAAACAATCTCACTCATATGTCGGTTCCACattgcctgccccccaccccagggcaccCAGAGGGGCCGTGGGGAAGGCTCAGGTTTGGGGGTCGGGCAGACAAGTGTGGTGTAGCTCTGCCACCAAACAGCCGCATGGCCCCAGCAAGTCCCAGCGTCCACCTGGGTCTCAGTCTCTTCCTCTGTAAACCGGGACAGATGACACGCCCCTCTCAGGGTTGCTGGGAAACATCCCAGAGGTCAGGATGGTGAGACTCTGGGCCACAAGCAGGTTCAGGGTCAAGCAGTTGGGGCTCCCGTGGATGACACTACCCTGCCTCGCGCCCCCATCAGCCTCTTGCGCGATTCCGCCCCCCCGATTCAGTGGGACTCGAGGCAAACGAGCTCCCGCCCCccagcagccctcaccccaacaAAGCCTCACGCTCGGCTCGTCGCCTTTGTCCACATCCCACTGCCTGCACCCAAGCCCCGGCCCCCCACGTGCCCACCGTGCCTCCCgactctccccatccccctcaAGCCCCGCTGACGTCACTGTGCCCTTGAAGAGCTGCAGCTTTGGACCCGCGGGGCCAACCCAGCCCCACTGCTATCTGACTCTGTGCCACTGGAATGTTCCTTACTGGAGCACAGAACATTCCTTCTGGCGTGGGGTTCTGGATGAAATGAGCAAAGCTTACACCCTTAGCCCAGGGAGTGACCCGCTGTGAGTGTTCAATCAAAAGCTGTCATTACCGTCACTGTGGTTTTTGTGGTAGTTGTATCTCACCACCTTGCTCACAAACCTTCCCTGGCTGTCCTGCCGTGGGACAAAGTTCAAACTGCTGAGCCCGGAGGTCAATACCGGACGCTATCCGCCTTTCCATCTTATCTTCCCTTCTTTCCAGCTGTGGAGCCTTCCCTCCAGCTCACAGGGCTGTCTCCAAGGCCACCTCCATAAGGCTCAACCCACTGGACCTATTTACTGGTTCTCTCACAGGACTGGCCTCATCTTCCAGGATGCCCCTCCTCCCTAGCTCTCACAGGTCCCTCCAATCCCTCTGGCTGTTCTTTTCCAGGCCCCTTTTCCTCTGTCCCCCCTCTAACACGAATATTCTCTGAGGTTCTTCCAATCTGAGACCCCCCCCTTC
This is a stretch of genomic DNA from Eschrichtius robustus isolate mEscRob2 chromosome 20, mEscRob2.pri, whole genome shotgun sequence. It encodes these proteins:
- the FDXR gene encoding NADPH:adrenodoxin oxidoreductase, mitochondrial isoform X1 yields the protein MAPRCWRWWPWLAWPRTRPPPSESTQSFRQQFSTQEQTPQICVVGSGPAGFYTAQHLLKHHSLAHVDIYEKQLVPFGLVRFGVAPDHPEVKNVINTFTRTAHSDRCAFHGNVVVGRDVTVQELRDAYHAVVLSYGAEDHQALEIPGEELPGVFSARAFVGWYNGLPENRETSVLQLAPDLSCDTAVVLGQGNVALDVARILLTPPEHLEKTDITEAALGALRQSQVKTVWIVGRRGALQVAFTIKELREMIQLPGTRPILDPADFLGLQDRIKEVPRPRKRLMELLLRAATEKPGVAEAACWASAPRAWGLRFFRSPQQVLPSPDGRRAAGIRLAVTRLEGVGEATRAVPTGDVEDLPCGLVLSSIGYKSRPIDPSVPFDPKLGVIPNMEGRVVDVPGLYCSGWVKRGPTGVITTTMTDSFVTGQILLQDLKAGLLPSGPRPGYAAVKALLSSRGVWPVSFSDWEKLDAEEVSRGQGVGKPREKLLDPREMLRLLGR
- the FDXR gene encoding NADPH:adrenodoxin oxidoreductase, mitochondrial isoform X4, which encodes MAPRCWRWWPWLAWPRTRPPPSESTQTFGNSDEVRDPANAKALRKKRRRAQMRVKPGKLRFLLDTEEQTPQICVVGSGPAGFYTAQHLLKHHSLAHVDIYEKQLVPFGLVRFGVAPDHPEVKNVINTFTRTAHSDRCAFHGNVVVGRDVTVQELRDAYHAVVLSYGAEDHQALEIPGEELPGVFSARAFVGWYNGLPENRELAPDLSCDTAVVLGQGNVALDVARILLTPPEHLEKTDITEAALGALRQSQVKTVWIVGRRGALQVAFTIKELREMIQLPGTRPILDPADFLGLQDRIKEVPRPRKRLMELLLRAATEKPGVAEAACWASAPRAWGLRFFRSPQQVLPSPDGRRAAGIRLAVTRLEGVGEATRAVPTGDVEDLPCGLVLSSIGYKSRPIDPSVPFDPKLGVIPNMEGRVVDVPGLYCSGWVKRGPTGVITTTMTDSFVTGQILLQDLKAGLLPSGPRPGYAAVKALLSSRGVWPVSFSDWEKLDAEEVSRGQGVGKPREKLLDPREMLRLLGR
- the FDXR gene encoding NADPH:adrenodoxin oxidoreductase, mitochondrial isoform X2, with product MAPRCWRWWPWLAWPRTRPPPSESTQSFRQQFSTQEQTPQICVVGSGPAGFYTAQHLLKHHSLAHVDIYEKQLVPFGLVRFGVAPDHPEVKNVINTFTRTAHSDRCAFHGNVVVGRDVTVQELRDAYHAVVLSYGAEDHQALEIPGEELPGVFSARAFVGWYNGLPENRELAPDLSCDTAVVLGQGNVALDVARILLTPPEHLEKTDITEAALGALRQSQVKTVWIVGRRGALQVAFTIKELREMIQLPGTRPILDPADFLGLQDRIKEVPRPRKRLMELLLRAATEKPGVAEAACWASAPRAWGLRFFRSPQQVLPSPDGRRAAGIRLAVTRLEGVGEATRAVPTGDVEDLPCGLVLSSIGYKSRPIDPSVPFDPKLGVIPNMEGRVVDVPGLYCSGWVKRGPTGVITTTMTDSFVTGQILLQDLKAGLLPSGPRPGYAAVKALLSSRGVWPVSFSDWEKLDAEEVSRGQGVGKPREKLLDPREMLRLLGR
- the FDXR gene encoding NADPH:adrenodoxin oxidoreductase, mitochondrial isoform X3, with translation MGNRGLCGERGFRQQFSTQEQTPQICVVGSGPAGFYTAQHLLKHHSLAHVDIYEKQLVPFGLVRFGVAPDHPEVKNVINTFTRTAHSDRCAFHGNVVVGRDVTVQELRDAYHAVVLSYGAEDHQALEIPGEELPGVFSARAFVGWYNGLPENRETSVLQLAPDLSCDTAVVLGQGNVALDVARILLTPPEHLEKTDITEAALGALRQSQVKTVWIVGRRGALQVAFTIKELREMIQLPGTRPILDPADFLGLQDRIKEVPRPRKRLMELLLRAATEKPGVAEAACWASAPRAWGLRFFRSPQQVLPSPDGRRAAGIRLAVTRLEGVGEATRAVPTGDVEDLPCGLVLSSIGYKSRPIDPSVPFDPKLGVIPNMEGRVVDVPGLYCSGWVKRGPTGVITTTMTDSFVTGQILLQDLKAGLLPSGPRPGYAAVKALLSSRGVWPVSFSDWEKLDAEEVSRGQGVGKPREKLLDPREMLRLLGR